The window CTTTAACCGAACCGGGCAAGGAGAGCCCGTATCGCAACCGTTCAGTTGAAGAAAACCTTGACCTGTTTGAGCGGATGCGCCGCGGCGAGTTCCCGGACGGCTCGAAAACCCTGCGAGCAAAGATTGATATGGCTTCGCCCAACCTCAATTTGCGCGACCCGGTGATGTACCGGATTATGAAGGTACCGCACCATCGCACCGGTGACAAATGGTGCATCTATCCAACTTATGACTGGGCACATGGCCAGTCCGACTCCATTGAAGGAATCACCCACTCCATCTGCACCCTTGAGTTTGAAGACCACCGACCGCTCTACGACTGGTTTCTTGACCAGTTGGGCGTGCATCATCCCCGTCAGGTTGAATTTGCCCGGCTCAACCTCACCTACACGGTGATGAGCAAACGCCGGCTGTTAGAACTGGTGGAAAAGGGTTATGTGTCGGGCTGGGACGACCCGCGCCTTCCGACCATCGCCGGTTTGCGGCGTCGGGGCTACACCCCGGAGTCAATTCGCAACTTCTGCGACCGGGTTGGGGTAGGCAAAGCGGACACCGTCGTTGCGATTGAACTGCTTGAAGACTGCATCCGCGAAGATTTAAACAAACGTGCCCCGCGCGTGATGGCGGTCCTGAAACCGCTCAAGGTCGTGATTGAAAACTATCCCGAAGGCAAAGTTGAAGAAGTCGAAGCGCTCAACAACCCTGAAGACCCTGCCGCCGGCACCAGACTCGTGCCCTTTTCCCGGGAAATCTACATTGAGCAGGAAGACTTCCGGGAAGAACCGCCCCCCAAATACTTCCGACTTGCCCCGGGGCGGGAAGTTCGGCTCCGCTACGCCTACATCATCAAATGTGTTGGTGTGGTCAAGGATGCCGCAGGTCGGGTTCAGGAGTTACGCTGTGTCTATGACCCGGCAACCCGTAGCGGTGGTGAAAGCCGCAAGGTCAAGGCAACCCTGCACTGGGTCTCAGCCGCTCATGCCCTGAACGCCGAGGTCCGGCTCTATGACCGGCTCTTCTTAAAACCGGACCCGGACGATGTGCCCGAAGGTCAGGACTGGAAGACAAACCTCAACCCCGATTCGCTCGTCGTCCTTAACAACTGCAAGGTTGAACCGTCCCTGAAAAAAGTCCAGCCCGGTGACCGGTTCCAGTTTGAGCGATTGGGCTACTTCTGTGCCGACCTTAAAGATTGCAAGCCGGAACATCTGGTGTTCAACCGCACCGTTACCCTGCGGGACACCTGGGCAAAAATCGAACAGAAACTGAAACAAACCCAACCAGGAGAAAAGAAATGAACCTGTTTGAACGAATTACTCAAGGCAAAACAGTCAAACTCATCGCCGGACTGAAAATAGACGCCCGGCGCGCCAACGACGGTAAATGGCAATTCGCCGTTGATTTTCCCGTAAAAGCCCCGAAAAAAGATAATGTCCGTTTAGCCCTGCACTACCTTAGCCACATCCTTGCCCGTTTTCCCAAACAGGAGTCCCACGGCTACGAAATGGCAACCACACTACGGGCGATGCTCACTTTGATTGTCAACGAAGGTGTCTGGCCCGGTTCGGACCTGATTCGCTATGCCGATGTCCAGGACAAAGTTACTCTACTTGATACCGAAAAAATCGCCGACGGCGACACGGTCTATGCGGCGCTGATTGTCCCGCCCGGTTCAAACGAACCCGACCTCGTGTTTGAGGAGCCCATCAAACTCGCGGACGAAGGCTTGGTACTCTCGGTCGTTGCGGTACTGCAGGCACTATTAAAAATCCTTGACCCCGACACTATCGACAACCTGGACCACGCCCTGCGCTACTTCAACTCCTACCTTGATGAAGGAGCAAGTTGCGCTGACCCGGCAACCGCCTGCAACCTTGCCAACCGAGCGCTCAAAGCCAGCAGCTGAATTCGCTTTATCACCCGCGGCGTTTACGGCGTTCGGAGCGGGTTTCAAATATCGTATAAAGAACCGGGATGAACACCAGCGGCAAAAAGGTGGAAACAATCATTCCCCCAAGAATCGCCCTGCCGAGCGGTGACCACAACTCCGAACCCTCGCCAATCTGAAACGCCAGGGGTAGCATTCCGAAAATCGTCGTCAAAGATGTCATCAGAATCGGCCGGAGTCGAATCCGTCCCGCCTCCTTCACCGCATCGATCAAACCCATCCCGCGCTCCCGGCGCAGCCGGTTTGTATAGTCAATGTACACAATCCCGTTGTTCACCACCACACCCACCAGAATCAGAAGCCCCAAAAGCGAAATCACCGAAAGGGTCGTCCGGGTCAAAAATAAAATCCAGAGCACACCGATAAGGCCAAAGGGCATCGTGAACATAATGATGAACGGGTCGCGCAGCGACTCAAACTGGGACGCCATCACGACAAACACCAGAAACAGCGCAATCACGAGCACCAGGGCGAAGTCCCGGAAGGTTTTGGTCATCTCCTCGTAAGAGCCGGAAAGTTTCATTGTGAAACCGGCCGGCACCGGAATGTCCTTGACCGCCCGGGCGATTTTCTGCGCCGCCTGACCCGCTGAGATGCCGACATTCCGGGCGGTAATCTTAACAATCCGCTCGTTGTTTTTCCGCTCAATCTCCAGCGGACCGCTGCTCGTGCGCACGGTGACCAGATTACCCAGCGGCACCGGTCCGTTTGGAGCGGGCACGACCGCGCCCATAATTTCTAAGAGTTCGTCGCGCTGCTCTTCGGGCAGGCGAATCAAAATGTCGTACTCCTTACCGCCCAATCGGTAAACGGTTGGCGCATTGCCCTCAATCTCGGTGCGCAGCGCGGCACCAATCTGATAAGGCGTCAAGCCGTAAAGCGCCGCCTTCTGCCGGTCAACTACCAGTTGCAGTTCCGGCTTGCCCGGCTGGCGGCTCGACTTGATGTCCACCAGTCCGGGTATCGTCTCAATTGCGGCGATAACCTTACGGGTCAGACTGTCCGCAGTTGCAAGGTCATAGCCGATTATGTCAAGTTCCACCCCGGCAGTTGCGCCTGCCATACTTGCGTAACTGAACTCCTGGACATAAACCTTCAATCCAGGAATTGTTGCGGCAAACCGCCGGACATCCTGGTCAATCTCTTCAACCGAATGCTTGCGCACCCGCCTGGGCTTCAAAATGATGTTCAAAAGCCCGGAGTGGCTGCCCGAACTACCGCCCATAATCGCCGCAAACCCGGTGCCGCTGCCCAATTGCACCGCCACACCCTCAATGTCCGTCTGCCACCGCTCAAGAACATAATCTTCCAGTTTTCGCACCGCACTATCGGTAGCCGCCAGGCTGGTGCCAACCGGCATCTCCACCTGTAAGCGGTGAAACTGGCTCTCCTGAGTCGGAAAAAACTCGGTCCCAATAAACCGCACCAGCCCCAGGCTGATAAACAGAATCACCACCGCACCAAAAACCACCAGCCGTTTGTGGCTCAATGCCCAGCCAATCAATCGCGCATAGCCCTCTTCAATCCGCTGATAA is drawn from candidate division WOR-3 bacterium and contains these coding sequences:
- a CDS encoding glutamine--tRNA ligase/YqeY domain fusion protein — translated: MTEKAPVEPEKSGPDFIRRIINEDLKSGRFSPPVVTRFPPEPNGYLHIGHAKSICLNFGIAREYGGRCHLRFDDTNPEKEEEEFVRSIIEDVRWLGFDWGEHLYYASDYFEQLYQWAVELIKKGKAYVCDLSPEQVREYRGTLTEPGKESPYRNRSVEENLDLFERMRRGEFPDGSKTLRAKIDMASPNLNLRDPVMYRIMKVPHHRTGDKWCIYPTYDWAHGQSDSIEGITHSICTLEFEDHRPLYDWFLDQLGVHHPRQVEFARLNLTYTVMSKRRLLELVEKGYVSGWDDPRLPTIAGLRRRGYTPESIRNFCDRVGVGKADTVVAIELLEDCIREDLNKRAPRVMAVLKPLKVVIENYPEGKVEEVEALNNPEDPAAGTRLVPFSREIYIEQEDFREEPPPKYFRLAPGREVRLRYAYIIKCVGVVKDAAGRVQELRCVYDPATRSGGESRKVKATLHWVSAAHALNAEVRLYDRLFLKPDPDDVPEGQDWKTNLNPDSLVVLNNCKVEPSLKKVQPGDRFQFERLGYFCADLKDCKPEHLVFNRTVTLRDTWAKIEQKLKQTQPGEKK
- a CDS encoding efflux RND transporter permease subunit — protein: MRLTDTSIKRPVTTILVSLVLVLFGVVGVSRMPVDILPPVTLPMMIVVTSYPGAGPQEVEAEVTKVIEQRVGTISNLKEISSRSLENISIVQLQFAWGTNLDAAAADVRDRLDMAVAMLPDAASRPAVFKLDASMMPVLQITLYGNVDPLLLRDAADDLADGLQRVPGVATAMVAGGTKRQLQVRVKEEKLLAAGITIDALNLTLQAQNINYPVGRVKSQDKEFLIRLLGEYTDLDEVRNTVVGMKGQSPILLKDIADVSWGPEEVLTVTRYNQGQAIFVVVQRRPDANPVQVARAAQTELKRLSGFLPAGVEYQVIFDSSKEITRSISNVVYNILLGGILAVFVLFLFLRRFRATLFVAFAIPLSVFFALFFMFLLGYSVNILSMAGLAIAVGMVVDNGIVVFEAIFRHRERGAERFSAASVGADEVAMAITASTLTTIVVFLPLLLVRGFLQVMFPQLVWAVVGALVASLVIALTLIPTLTSRYLPDPRPAVSGIRKWSERFYQRIEEGYARLIGWALSHKRLVVFGAVVILFISLGLVRFIGTEFFPTQESQFHRLQVEMPVGTSLAATDSAVRKLEDYVLERWQTDIEGVAVQLGSGTGFAAIMGGSSGSHSGLLNIILKPRRVRKHSVEEIDQDVRRFAATIPGLKVYVQEFSYASMAGATAGVELDIIGYDLATADSLTRKVIAAIETIPGLVDIKSSRQPGKPELQLVVDRQKAALYGLTPYQIGAALRTEIEGNAPTVYRLGGKEYDILIRLPEEQRDELLEIMGAVVPAPNGPVPLGNLVTVRTSSGPLEIERKNNERIVKITARNVGISAGQAAQKIARAVKDIPVPAGFTMKLSGSYEEMTKTFRDFALVLVIALFLVFVVMASQFESLRDPFIIMFTMPFGLIGVLWILFLTRTTLSVISLLGLLILVGVVVNNGIVYIDYTNRLRRERGMGLIDAVKEAGRIRLRPILMTSLTTIFGMLPLAFQIGEGSELWSPLGRAILGGMIVSTFLPLVFIPVLYTIFETRSERRKRRG